The Oncorhynchus mykiss isolate Arlee chromosome 22, USDA_OmykA_1.1, whole genome shotgun sequence sequence CAGAGAtcagttatattatattatgttctgTACCAACAAGATCGGTGAGATGTATTAACAAACGGCCTTTTTCTAGatcgagagagatggagggaggtagaatgtgattgatagagagatggagggagggaggtagaatgtgattgatagagagatggagggagggaggtagaatgtgattgatagagagatggagggaggtagaatgtgattgatagagagatggagggaggtggaatgtgattgatagagagatggaggaaggtagagatggataaagagaTTGTTAAATGgatagagatagatatatagtagcaacagtagcagtagcagtagtagtagcagtactattagcaatagtagcagtagtagtagtagtagcagtactattagcagtagtagtagcagtactattagcagtagtagcagtagtagtagtagtagtagaatcagtagtagcagtagcagcagtagtagacctgagtagtagtagtagcagcagtaatagtagtagcagttgtagtagtaggtgaagtagtagtagtagtagacctgagtagtagtagtagcagtagtagcagtagtagtagtagtagtcgcagtagtagtcgtagtagtagtagtaggcctgagtggtagtagtcgtagtagcagtagtagtagcagtagtagtaggagtagcagtagtagtagcagtagtagtagcagtagaagtagtagtagtagtagtagcaatagttgtagcagtagtagtagtagcagtagtagtagtagtagtagcagtagtagtagtagtagcagtagtagtagtagcaatagtagtagcagtagtagtagtagcagtagtagtagcagaagtagcagtagtagtggtagtagtagtagtagtagtagcagtagtagacctgagtagtagtagtagtagtagtagtagtagtagtagtagcagtagcagtagtagacctgagtagtagtagtagcagtagttgtaacagtagcagcagtagtaatagtagtagtagtagtatttgtagtagcagtagcagtagtagacctgagtagtagtagtagcagtagttgtagcagtagtaaacctgagtagtagtagtaatagtagtagtagtagtagtagtagtagcagtagcagtagtagacctgagtagtagcagtagcagtagttctagcagtagtagtagtagtagtagcagtagtagcagttgtagcagtagtagacctgagtagtagcagtagcactagtagtagcagtagtagtaatagtagtagcagtagtatacctgagtagtagtattagcagtagttgtagtagcagtagtagaccttagtagtattagtagcagtagtagcagtagtagtagtagttgtagtagtagtagcagcagtagtagtagtagtagtagtagtagtagcagtagtagtaggagcagtagtagtagtattagtagtagcagtagtagtagcagtagtagacccgagtagtagtagtagtagtagcagtagtagtagtagcagtagcagtagtagacctgagtagtagcagtagtagcagtagtagtggtagtagtagtagtagcagtactagtagcagcagcagtagtagtagtagtagtagtattagtagcagtagcagtagcagtagtagtagtagtggtagtagtagctgtagtagtggtagtagcagtagtagcagtagtagtggtagtagtagtagtagtagcagtagcagtagcagtagtggtattagtagtggtagtagcagtagtagcagtagtagtggtagtagtagtagtagcagtactagtagcagcagcagtagtagtcgtagtagtagtactagtagcagtagtagtagtagtggtagtagtagtagtagcagtagtagtagtggtagtagtagtagaagcagtactagtagcagcagcatgagtatcagtagtagtagtagctgtagtggtagtagtagtagtagtagcagtagtagtagttgtagtagtagcagtagtagtaggagcagtagtagtagtattagtagtagcagtagtagtagcagtagtagacccgagtagtagtagtagcagtagtagaagtaccagtagcagtagtagacctgagtagtagcagtagtagcagtagtagtggtagtagtagtagtagcagtactagtagcagcaggagttgtagtagtagtattagtagcagtagcagtagcagtagcagtagtagtagtagtggtagtagtagcagtagtaatggtagtagtagtagtagtagcagtagtagcattagtagtggtagtagtagtagtagtagtagtagtagcagtagcagtagcagtagtggtattagtagtggtagtagcagttgtagcagtagtaacagtagtagtggtagtagtagttgtagcagtactagtagcagcagcagtagtagtagtaatagtagtagtactagtagcagtagtagtagtagtggtagtagtagtagtagtagtagtagtagtagtagtggtagtaatagtagtagcagtactagtagcagcagcatgagtattagtagtagtagtagcagtagtggtagtagtagtagtagtagtagtagtagcagtactagtagtagtagtagtagtagtagtagtagtagtagtagtagtagtagcagtagcagtagtagtagaggtggtagtagtagtagtagtagtagcagtagtagcattagtagttgtagtagtagcagtagtactagcagtagtagtagtagcagtagtagacctgagtagtagcagtagcagtagttctagcagtagtagcagtagtagcagtagtagcagtagtagtggtagtagtagtagtagcagtactagtagcagcagcagtagtagtagtagtagtagtagtagtagtagtagtggtagtagcagtcgtagtaatagtagcagcaatagtagaagcggtagtagtagtagtgttgttgttgtcggCCTGGTGGAGTTGTCCTGgggttggtcctggtcctggggcttgtcctggtcctggggttgttcctggggctggtcctggtcctggtcctggggttgttcctggggctggtcctggggttggtcctggtcctggtcctggggttgtTCCTGGGGTTGGTCCTGgggttggtcctggtcctggggttgttcctggggctggtcctggggctggtcctggtcctggtcctggggttgtTCCTGGGGTTGGTCCTGgggttggtcctggtcctggggttggtactggtcctggtcctggggttcGTCCTGGGTTTGGGGCTGGTCCGGGTCCTGGGGTTGGTTCTGgggttggtcctggtcctggggttggtcctggtcctggtcctgggttggtcctggtcctggggttggTCCTGGACTTAAGTCTTCCTTGAGGGACGATAGGAGGTTCAGCTCTTCCTCATCGTCATGGTGATAACTCCCATTTAGagactgtagaacaagaggaacgGAGAGAGATGCCACTCCGTTCATCAGTCCCATGAAACGTGCGttgataatataatagaaaagCATCCTGCAGTGTTTTAATTTGAGTGCTTAGACAGTGTCTACTTGGGGTCAATGGCAGAGATGAGGAGGGTTAGACGTAAGAGGCTATtcctgagagagacagggaggtttgTTAACAGCTCCAACACAGCATTTCAATGCATTTCATTTACAATGGtcataatggtgtgtgtgtgtgtgtgtgtgtgtgtgtgtgtgtgtgtgtgtgtgtgtgtgtgtgtgtgtgtgtgtgtgtgtgtgtgtgtgtgtgtgtgcgtgcgtgcattagTATTGCAGGCCTGTATTCCCATGTCATCTGTGTATATTAAAGAGCGTATGAAGCAGATTTGAGCGCAGTCACAGccgcaaaaaaaaacaacagccGCAATAAACAAACAATAAGTCGATAAGTCCCACATCCCTCTCGTCCCATAACGACACGCAGACAGATTATATCTCCTTTCAGCATGTCTGGCTGATTGTGTAGACTGCAGAGGGCTCTATGAGCAGAGTGCTCCAGTGGAAAGGCCTCGTAGATTTTCAGATGTATCGATGTGTTGTCAGCAGGATGGTCAGCAGGATGGTCAGCAGGatggtcagtaggatggtcagcaggatggtcagtaggatggtcagcaGGATGGTCAGTAGTTTGGTTAGCAGGATGGTCAGCAGGATGGTCACCAGGATGGTCAGCAGGATGGTCACCAGGATGGTCAGCAGGATGGTCACCAGGATGGTCACCAGGATGGTCAGCAGGATGGTCACCAGGATGGTCAGCAGGATGGTCAGCAGGATGGTCACCAGGATGGTCACCAGGATGGTCAGCAGGATGGTCAGCAGGatggtcagtaggatggtcagcaggatggtcagtaggatggtcagtaggGAGGAAGGGCTACATTTGATCAATCAATGATTAAAGTAAACCGGCCGACCATCTGTGATGCACATCTGCTCCAAGACAAGAAGAGAGAATAGGGagtcaccccccctccccctgctgCGAAAGCATCCCCTCCCCCATCTTCCCAGCATCACCCCCATCACCTCCCATCACCCCCATCACCCCCATCATCCTACCATCATCCCCTATTCCTCCACTACCCCATCATCCTCCACTACCTTCTCATCCTCCCATCACCCCATCATCctcccatcaccaccatcatccccCATCATCCTCCCATCACCCCCATCATCCTCCCATCTCACACATCATCctcccatcaccaccatcatccccccatccatccccatcATCCCCTAACACCCCATCACCCTCCCATCATCCTCCCATATCATCccccaccaccccatccaccTCCCATCCCCCACATCATCCTCCCATCACCCCCATCATCCTCCCATCCACCCAAATCATCTTCCCTTCCACCCCCATCATCCCCCACCACCCCATCATCCTCGATCCTCCCACATCATCctcccatcaccaccatcatcctcCCATCCACCCCCATCATCCCCTATCACCCTCCCATCATCCTCCCATATCGTCCCCCACCACCCCATCATCCTACCATATCGCCCCCCACCACCCCATCATTCTCCCATCCCACCATCACTCCCCACCAACCCCATCATCCTCCCATTCACCCCATCATTCCCTATTACTCCATCACCCTCCCATCATCTTCCCATCCTCCCATCATCCTCCCATCCCCCCTTCTCCCCCATCATCCTCCCATCCACCCCATCATCCTCCCATCCACCCCATATCACCCCATCATCCTCCCATCCCACCATCACCCCCCACCAACCCTTCATCCTCCCATCCACCCCATCATCCCTCATCACCCCATCACCCTCCCATCATCTTCCCATCCACCCCATCATCCTCTATCACCCCATCACCCTCCAATCATCCTCCCATCCACCCCCATCATCCCCCACCACCCATCATCCTACCATCCCACATCACCCCCTTCGCCCCCCCACCCCATCATCCTCCCATCCACCCAATCATCCTCCCATCCACCCCATCATCCTCCCATCCACCCCATCATCCCCCAACACCCCATCATCCTCCCATCCACCCCCATTATCCTCCCATCCCCCCATCATCCTCACATCCACCCCATCATCCCCCACCACCCCATCATCCTCCCATCCACCCCCATCACCCCATCATCCTCCCATCCACCCCCATTCCTCCCATCTCCCCCATCTTCCCCATCATCCTCCCATCCACCCCCATCATCACCCCATCACCCCCCACCACCCCATCATCCTCATATCCACCCCATCATCCCCTTCGTCTACCCCACCCCATCATCCTCCCATCCACCCCATCATCCCCTATCACCCCATCACCCTCCCATCATCCTCCCATCCACCCCCATCATCCCCCACCACCCCATCATCCTCCCGTCACCCTCCCATCATCCTCCCATCCACCCCATCATCCCCTATCACTCCATCACCTTCCCATCATCCTCCCATCCACCCCCATCATCCCCCACCACCCCATCATCCTCCACCACCCCATCATCCTCCCATCCCACCATCACCCCCTTCgtccccccccccttcatccCCCCCTCTTGCTAAAAGCATTCCCCATGCATGGCTTTTTATTTTCCCCAGAGTGTGGGGCCCCAACATCCAACAGGCACTTAGAGAGGCCCAGTAatctatttttttatatatattaaaTGTCTCCAACATCCACCGGGCACTTAGGAAGGGCCTCTGTAATCTCTTTTTGATATTAAATGGTGATTGACGCAGCTAAGTGCATGTTTGGAGGCCGATCAATGGCCCCCCTCAAACATAACCAGATTAATCTGTGTTTTACCTTCACATATCGCCTCAATCTAATAACTACAATAGCAAGCAGGCCTATCGCTTAGATGTATTTAGAGGGAAAGACGCACAGCAGAAgctgtctcaaatgacacccttgTTTCTCTACGTAGTGCAGtgtggggccctggtcaaaagtggtgtagagccctatgggctagggtgccatttgggtgccATTTGAAAAGCGGACAGATCTGCCTCACGTGACTGCATACTAACCAAACACTTAAACAAACACTTGTGAATGTATTTCTGGGTCGTGATTTAATATAAGGCGATGGGATGGACGGTATgggctctcccccccccccccccccccccccccgcgtgtgtgtgtagacagacagacagacaaacagacagacagacagacagacagacagacagagcagagcagagcagagcagagctcttTCATTTGGTCCTGCATAAAAACCTGAAATAATCTAGTTGCATCTGTACAGCTGGGGATGAAATTGGATGTTCTTTGATCTGAGATTAATACTATCTAGACAAAAACCACCATCCCCCGTTAGTTCATGAAGAAGATAAATATTATGTTAGTTCATAAAGAATAGAAACTTTACATTTGTTCATGAAGAATAAAAACGTTTCATTAGTTCATAAAGAACAGAAACTTTACATTAGTTAATGAAGAATATAAACTATACATTATTTCATGAAGAATATAAACTTTACATTAGTTCATAAAGAATAGTAACTTTACATTAGTTCATAAAGAATAGTAACTTTACATTATTTCATAAAGAATAGTAACTTTACATTAGTTCATAAAGAATAGTAACTTTACATTAGTTCATGAAGAATATAAACTATACATTATTTCATGAAGAATATACACTTTACATTTGTTCATGAAGAATATAAACTTTACATTAGTTCATAAAGAATATAAACTTTACGTTAGTTCATAAAGAATAGTAACTTTACATTAGTTCATAAAGAATAGTAACTTTACATTAGTTCATAAAGAATATAAACTTTACGTTAGTTCATAAAGAATAGTAACTTTACATTAGTTCATGAAGAATATAAACTATACATTATTTCATGAAGAATATACACTTTACATTTGTTCATGAAGAATATAAACTTTACATTAGTTCATAAAGAATATAAACTTTACGTTAGTTCATAAAGAATAGTAACTTTACATTAGTTCATAAAGAATAGTAACTTGACATTAGTTCATAAAGAATAGTAACTTTACATTAGTTCATAAAGAATATAAACTTTACGTTAGTTCATAAAGAATAGTAACTTTACATTAGTTCATAAAGAATAGTAACTTTACATTAGTTCATAAAGAATAGTAACTTGACATTAGTTCATAAAGAATAGTAACTTTACATTAGTTCATAAAGAATAGAAACTTTACATTAGTTCATGAAGAATATACATTTTctgttttatttcatttaaccAGGAAAGACAGTTAAAAAcgtattcttatttacaatgatggcctacgaTTGCCAAacacagacaacactgggccaactgtgcgtcaccttatgggactcccaatcacagccagttgtcatacagtctggaatcaaaccagggtctcaAGCCTCTAGCACCAAACGATTACGCCTTCtaacactgaaatgcagtgccttagaaacATTACATTAGTTCATGAAGAATATAAACATGACGTTAGTTCATAAAGAATAGTAACTTTACATTAGTTCATGAAGAATATAAACTTTACACTAGTTCATGAAGAATATAAACTTTACGTTAGTTCATGAAGAATATAAACATGACGTTAGTTCATAAAGAATAGTAACTTTACATTAGTTCATGTAGAATATAAACTTTACGTTAGTTCATAAAGAATAGTAACTTGACATTAGTTCATAAAGAATAGTAACTTTACATTAGTTCATAAAGAATAGTAACTTTACATTAGTTCATAAAGAATAGTAACTTGACATTAGTTCATGAAGAATATAAACTTTACACTAGTTCATGAAGAATATAAACTTTACGTTAGTTCATGAAGAATATAAACATGACGTTAGTTCATAAAGAATAGTAACTTTACATTAGTTCATGTAGAATATAAACATGACGTTAGTTCATAAAGAATAGTAACTTGACATTAGTTCATAAAGAATAGTAACTTTACATTAGTTCATAAAGAATAGTAACTTTACATTAGTTCATAAAGAATAGTAACTTGACATTAGTTCATAAAGAATAGTAACTTTACATTAGTTCATAAAGAATAGTAACTTTACATTAGTTCATAAAGAATAGTAACTTTACATTATTTCATGAAGA is a genomic window containing:
- the LOC118943598 gene encoding proline-rich extensin-like protein EPR1 — its product is MVSRMVTRMVSRMVTRMVSRMVTRMVTRMVSRMVTRMVSRMVSRMVTRMVTRMVSRMVSRMHHPHHLPSPPSPPSSYHHPLFLHYPIILHYLLILPSPHHPPITTIIPHHPPITPIILPSHTSSSHHHHHPPIHPHHPLTPHHPPIILPYHPPPPHPPPIPHIILPSPPSSSHPPKSSSLPPPSSPTTPSSSILPHHPPITTIILPSTPIIPYHPPIILPYRPPPPHHPTISPPTTPSFSHPTITPHQPHHPPIHPIIPYYSITLPSSSHPPIILPSPLLPHHPPIHPIILPSTPYHPIILPSHHHPPPTLHPPIHPIIPHHPITLPSSSHPPHHPLSPHHPPIILPSTPIIPHHPSSYHPTSPPSPPHPIILPSTQSSSHPPHHPPIHPIIPQHPIILPSTPIILPSPHHPHIHPIIPHHPIILPSTPITPSSSHPPPFLPSPPSSPSSSHPPPSSPHHPPPPHHPHIHPIIPFVYPTPSSSHPPHHPLSPHHPPIILPSTPIIPHHPIILPSPSHHPPIHPIIPYHSITFPSSSHPPPSSPTTPSSSTTPSSSHPTITPFVPPPFIPPSC